One Pieris napi chromosome 22, ilPieNapi1.2, whole genome shotgun sequence genomic region harbors:
- the LOC125060950 gene encoding cyclin-dependent kinase-like 1 — protein sequence MKIIMGRRVAISPSTPRSRAMDKYEQLSVVGEGSYGVVLKCRRRDNGHLVAIKKFLETEDDAAVRKMALREIRMLKKLRHDHLVNMIEVFRRKRRFYLVFEYLDHTLLDELEASSGGLGEETAKKHLFQLLKGVEYCHQNSIIHRDVKPENVLVSNNGIVKLCDLGFARALAAPGEPYTEYVATRWYRAPELLVAEHRYGPEVDIWAIGCLFSEMLTGDPLFPGDSDIDQLALIIKTVGKLAPRHQQVVSRLSGGAALCSGPVGTRSNLPGSGLAKELLSASLRTEPRARPSASALLRHKYFIADGFSENFNAELRKKLGKDVSQTPPPQVAARVTGKPRQQWTLNIINSDSRPRTDSTAGESLIDYNYTPSIEGQLESHTSEKKSQASINASTAAPFDDDVGCWCPSTHGTSKVAAAPSKSLSKAINETFQTFSVPVNSYPKTPYIKKVNNKLMMDEELIRGRSLAKKNTKKSPADISLPYVPGASNSPMKKAKKPPAHNSRNHDTWDHSRSSVDASYQRTPTNLPYM from the exons atgaaaattataatGGGTCGCCGTGTGGCTATCTCCCCTTCTACGCCTAGGTCAAGGGCCATGGATAAGTACGAGCAGTTGTCAGTT GTTGGAGAAGGCTCTTACGGCGTTGTGCTAAAATGCCGTCGTCGTGACAATGGGCACTTAGTGGCGATCAAGAAGTTTTTGGAAACGGAGGACGATGCTGCCGTTCGCAAGATGGCGCTGAGAGAAATTAGAATGCTAAAG AAACTACGACACGATCACCTGGTAAACATGATCGAGGTGTTTCGACGCAAGCGAAGATTTTATCTTGTATTCGAATACCTGGATCACACTCTGCTAGATGAGCTGGAGGCTTCTTCTGGAGGTCTTGGGGAGGAGACTGCCAAGAAACACCTGTTTCAGCTGCTCAAGGGTGTTGAATATTGTCACCAGAATTCC atCATCCATCGTGATGTGAAACCAGAGAATGTCCTGGTATCAAATAATGGTATAGTGAAACTTTGCGACCTTGGCTTTGCAAGAGCCCTGGCAGCACCAGGGGAGCCATACACAGAGTATGTCGCCACTCGGTGGTACAGAGCTCCAGAATTGCTGGTCGCTGAACACAG atatGGACCAGAAGTGGACATATGGGCAATTGGCTGTTTGTTTTCGGAGATGTTGACGGGTGACCCGCTCTTCCCCGGTGACTCAGATATAGATCAATTGGCATTAATTATCAAGACAGTAG GTAAGCTGGCACCCCGTCACCAACAAGTGGTGTCCAGGCTATCCGGTGGTGCAGCGCTATGTTCCGGACCGGTCGGTACCAGAAGTAATCTTCCCGGTTCTGGGCTGGCGAAGGAGTTGCTCTCGGCGTCTCTTCGGACCGAACCTAGAGCCAGGCCATCGGCATCTGCGCTTTTGAGGCACAA ATATTTCATTGCTGACGGCTTCTCGGAAAACTTCAATGCTGAACTAAGGAAGAAGCTGGGAAAAGAtgtttcacag ACGCCTCCACCGCAGGTCGCCGCAAGAGTCACCGGAAAACCGAGGCAACAATGGacattgaatattataaattct gATAGCAGGCCTCGTACGGATAGTACTGCTGGTGAATCACTTATTGACTACAATTATACACCCA GTATAGAAGGACAACTGGAGAGCCACACTTCGGAGAAGAAGTCGCAGGCATCTATCAACGCTTCCACAGCCGCGCCTTTTGATGATGAT GTGGGTTGCTGGTGTCCATCAACACATGGAACCAGCAAAGTGGCTGCGGCACCATCTAAAAGCCTCTCCAAAGCCATCAACGAAACATTCCAGACGTTTAGTGTTCCCGTAAATAGTTATCCCAAAACACCTTATATCAAGAA GGTGaataacaaattaatgatGGACGAAGAATTAATAAGAGGTAGATCGTTGGCGAAGAAAAACACAAAGAAATCGCCAGCTGATATTTCCTTGCCTTATGTGCCTGGAG ctaGCAACAGTCCCATGAAAAAAGCAAAAAAGCCACCTGCACACAATTCAAGAAATCATGATACATGGGATCACAgc aGGAGTAGCGTCGATGCGTCCTACCAACGCACGCCAACAAATCTACCCTACATGTGA